In Arachis hypogaea cultivar Tifrunner chromosome 17, arahy.Tifrunner.gnm2.J5K5, whole genome shotgun sequence, a single window of DNA contains:
- the LOC112765483 gene encoding probable magnesium transporter NIPA3, producing the protein MALSKQNFTGLVLALVSSAFIGASFIIKKQGLRRAAAISGVRAGVGGYSYLLEPLWWVGMITMIVGEIANFVAYAFAPAVLVTPLGALSIIVSAVLAQIILKEKLHPIGVLGCIMCIAGSIIIVIHAPREQPIKSVLEIWSMATQPAFLVYVGSVVVLVFILVFHFAPRCGHTNVLVYTGICSLMGSLSVMSVKALGTSLKLTFEGKNQLIYPETWFFMLVVAFCVIMQMNYLNKALDTFNTAVVSPIYYVMFTTLTILASVIMFKDWDGQGGGTIVSEICGFIVVISGTILLHATKDFDRNSSFRGSQPSSPTLSVRLFNGNGELLLKEDEENISPGSMCARRQELY; encoded by the exons ATGGCTTTGTCAAAACAGAACTTCACTGGTCTCGTCCTAGCTTTGGTTTCAAGTGCCTTCATTGGTGCTAGCTTCATCATCAAGAAGCAAGGTCTCAGAAGAGCTGCTGCTATTTCTGGTGTTAGGGCTG GTGTTGGTGGCTATTCTTATCTATTGGAGCCACTCTGGTGGGTGGGGATGATTACAA TGATTGTTGGAGAGATTGCAAATTTTGTTGCCTATGCATTTGCCCCAGCAGTTCTAGTTACCCCTCTTGGCGCATTGAGCATTATCGTGAG TGCTGTTTTGGCTCAGATTATCCTGAAAGAGAAGCTACACCCGATTGGGGTTTTGGGATGTATAATGTGCATTGCCGGTTCCATCATTATCGTGATTCATGCTCCTAGGGAGCAACCTATCAAATCTGTTCTGGAAATATGGAGTATGGCAACTCAACCAG CATTTCTGGTATATGTTGGATCGGTGGTTGTATTGGTATTCATTCTGGTCTTCCATTTCGCACCAAGATGTGGGCATACCAATGTGCTAGTTTATACTGGCATTTGTTCGTTAATGGGTTCCCTTTCT GTGATGAGTGTTAAAGCCCTTGGAACTTCTTTGAAATTAACATTTGAAGGGAAAAACCAGTTAATCTATCCAGAGACATGGTTTTTCATGCTAGTTGTGGCTTTTTGTGTCATTATGCAGATGAATTATCTTAATAAG GCTCTTGACACCTTCAACACTGCAGTAGTTTCTCCTATATACTATGTCATGTTCACAACACTTACAATCCTAGCTAGTGTGATAATGTTCAAG GACTGGGATGGCCAAGGTGGTGGAACTATTGTTTCAGAAATATGTGGCTTTATCGTTGTGATTTCCGGCACGATATTGTTACATGCAACCAAGGACTTTGATagaaactcttcttttagag GTAGTCAACCTTCGTCGCCTACGTTATCTGTACGCCTTTTTAACGGAAATGGAGAATTATTACTTAAGGAAGATGAGGAAAACATATCTCCTGGTAGTATGTGTGCAAGAAGACAAGAATTGTACTAG